In Anaerolineae bacterium, a genomic segment contains:
- the atpD gene encoding F0F1 ATP synthase subunit beta — protein sequence MTKGTAGRVVQVLGAVVDVEFPPEQLPEIYYALEVERENQEPLVLEVQQHRSDDIVRTIAMDATDGLRRGQTVIDTGGPITVPVGPNALGRIFNVLGRPVDGLGPVDSNTHYPIHRPAPEFKDQVTTTEIFETGLKVIDLIAPFTKGGKTGVFGGAGVGKTVIIQELISSLAREHGGYSVFAGVGERTREGTQLYREMQEAGVLDKLCMVFGQMNEPPGVRLRVALAGLTMAEYFRDQGRDVLLFIDNIFRFVMSGSEVSALLGRMPSAVGYQPTLGTEMGELQERITSTRRGSITSMQAVYVPADDYTDPAPVTTFAHLDATISLERSISELGIYPAVDPLASSSRILDPRVVGEEHYEVARNVQEVLQRYKDLQDIIAILGVDELSEDDKMAVARARKIQRFFSQPMFVAEGFTGRPGRYVPITETVAGFKKILEGELDNVPEQYFYMAGNIDEVFERFEQAQD from the coding sequence ATGACTAAAGGAACTGCCGGCCGCGTGGTGCAGGTTTTAGGCGCGGTTGTAGACGTAGAATTTCCACCGGAACAATTACCCGAGATTTATTATGCCCTGGAAGTTGAACGCGAGAATCAGGAACCCCTGGTGCTGGAAGTGCAACAACACCGGAGCGATGATATTGTGCGCACCATTGCCATGGATGCCACCGATGGTTTGCGGCGGGGACAGACGGTGATTGACACGGGGGGACCTATTACGGTGCCCGTTGGGCCTAATGCATTGGGACGTATCTTTAACGTGTTAGGCCGGCCCGTAGATGGGCTGGGGCCGGTTGACAGCAATACCCATTACCCCATTCATCGCCCCGCCCCCGAATTTAAGGATCAAGTGACCACAACCGAAATCTTTGAAACCGGGCTTAAGGTCATTGACTTAATAGCCCCCTTTACCAAAGGCGGCAAAACCGGCGTGTTTGGTGGCGCCGGAGTGGGTAAAACGGTCATTATTCAAGAGTTGATTTCTTCTTTGGCGCGGGAACATGGTGGCTATTCTGTGTTTGCCGGGGTGGGGGAGCGCACCCGCGAAGGAACCCAGTTATACCGGGAGATGCAAGAGGCCGGGGTGCTGGACAAACTCTGTATGGTTTTTGGCCAGATGAACGAACCGCCGGGCGTGCGCTTGCGGGTGGCTCTAGCGGGCCTGACCATGGCCGAATATTTCCGCGATCAAGGCCGGGACGTTCTTCTCTTTATTGATAACATCTTCCGTTTTGTGATGAGCGGCTCCGAGGTGTCGGCCTTATTGGGCCGGATGCCCAGCGCCGTTGGCTACCAACCCACCCTGGGCACCGAAATGGGCGAGCTGCAAGAACGTATTACCTCCACCCGGCGCGGTTCCATCACCAGTATGCAGGCCGTTTACGTGCCCGCCGACGACTACACCGACCCCGCACCGGTCACTACCTTTGCTCACCTGGACGCCACCATTTCGCTGGAACGCTCCATTTCAGAATTGGGCATCTACCCGGCCGTAGACCCGCTGGCTTCTTCCAGCCGTATTCTTGACCCCCGGGTTGTGGGCGAGGAGCATTACGAAGTGGCCCGAAACGTGCAGGAGGTGCTGCAACGTTACAAAGACCTGCAAGACATTATCGCCATCCTGGGTGTTGACGAGTTGTCAGAGGACGATAAAATGGCAGTGGCTCGCGCCCGGAAAATACAGAGATTCTTCTCGCAACCCATGTTCGTGGCCGAAGGTTTTACCGGCCGCCCCGGACGTTACGTGCCAATTACCGAAACCGTGGCCGGTTTCAAAAAGATTCTGGAAGGCGAACTGGATAATGTGCCGGAACAATACTTCTACATGGCCGGCAACATTGACGAAGTATTTGAGCGGTTTGAACAGGCTCAAGACTAA
- the atpG gene encoding ATP synthase F1 subunit gamma has protein sequence MASIREIRRRIKSIKNIAQVTRAMQMVAASRMRRAQEQALASRPYANKAWQILMYLAAQPGNEQLHPLLTHRDSVQNVAIILITADRGLAGAYNTNVIRAAVQFMTENKREEAKLITIGRKGRDLMARYGRTIEADFSDLPPRPTSLDIAPIARVAIDGFLRRDYDEVYLAYTRFVNTLQQDPTIRLLLPISGQLAGKVMSRHLTEETTMAATEYLYEPDPATLLNTILPHFTELQIYQAILEALASEHSARMVAMRNATNNANDLIDELTLTYNKIRQDVITKEMLDIAGGAEALA, from the coding sequence GTGGCCTCTATTCGTGAAATTCGCCGACGAATCAAAAGTATCAAAAATATTGCCCAGGTTACGCGGGCTATGCAAATGGTGGCTGCCTCGCGGATGCGCCGCGCCCAGGAACAGGCGCTGGCTTCCCGACCTTATGCTAACAAAGCCTGGCAAATCTTAATGTATTTGGCCGCGCAGCCGGGGAACGAACAACTGCACCCCTTACTGACCCATCGAGACTCCGTGCAAAATGTGGCCATTATTTTGATTACTGCCGACAGAGGACTGGCCGGAGCTTATAATACCAACGTTATTCGGGCTGCCGTACAATTTATGACCGAGAACAAGCGGGAAGAGGCCAAACTGATCACCATTGGCCGCAAAGGGCGTGATCTGATGGCGCGTTACGGGCGAACCATAGAGGCCGATTTTAGCGATTTGCCCCCCCGCCCCACTTCTTTGGATATTGCCCCCATCGCCCGGGTGGCAATTGATGGTTTTTTGCGCAGGGATTACGACGAGGTTTATCTGGCTTATACCCGGTTTGTCAACACCCTACAGCAAGACCCTACCATCCGGCTGCTGCTGCCAATTTCTGGCCAACTTGCCGGCAAGGTAATGAGTCGACACTTGACCGAAGAAACCACCATGGCCGCCACCGAGTATCTGTATGAGCCTGACCCGGCCACCTTGCTTAACACTATCTTGCCTCACTTTACTGAATTGCAGATTTATCAAGCCATCCTGGAAGCCCTGGCCAGCGAACACTCGGCGCGAATGGTGGCCATGCGTAACGCCACCAATAACGCCAATGATTTGATTGATGAACTCACCTTAACCTATAACAAAATCCGTCAAGACGTTATCACCAAGGAGATGTTAGACATTGCCGGCGGCGCCGAGGCTTTGGCCTAG
- a CDS encoding AtpZ/AtpI family protein yields the protein MKKKLGPLKGYYLFAQISSILLCSVFGCLGLGIWLDNKLGTAPWLLLVLMIVGLAFAMYTIYRTVNETK from the coding sequence ATGAAAAAGAAACTGGGGCCCCTTAAAGGCTATTATTTATTTGCCCAAATCAGTAGCATTTTATTATGCTCAGTTTTTGGCTGCCTGGGGTTGGGTATTTGGCTGGATAATAAACTGGGCACCGCGCCATGGCTTTTGCTTGTTTTGATGATTGTGGGTTTGGCATTTGCCATGTATACCATTTATCGCACGGTAAATGAAACCAAATAG
- a CDS encoding F0F1 ATP synthase subunit alpha, with protein MVLKLDEITAQIRQQIEAFEAPVEYTDVGTVLSVGDGIAQVSGLTQAMATELLEFPGGVLGIALNLEAAQVGVVIMGDYEHIEEGATVKSTGRIASVPVGEALIGRVVNAIGEPVDGKGPIANKGYYPIEKIAPGVIERQNVDTPVQTGIKAIDSMIPIGRGQRELIIGDRQTGKSALAIDTIINQKGKNLICIYVAVGQRQGQVAQVVATLERYGAMAHTVVVVAGASEPAPMQYIAPYAGCAIGEYFMDKGQDALVVYDDLSKHAWAYREISLLLRRPPGREAYPGDVFYLHSRLLERAARLSPEKGGGSLTALPIIETLAGDMSAYIPTNVISITDGQIYLESDLFYAGQRPAINVGLSVSRVGGAAQVKAMRQVAGQLRLELAQYRELAAFAQFGSDLDRATREQLERGRRLTEVLKQPQYAPMELADQVISIYAITHGFGQDVPVEQIQTYAANLVDFMQANHPEIGQAIANQGVLTDEIERSLKTALAEYNHSFGYEISKRS; from the coding sequence ATGGTTCTAAAGTTAGACGAGATTACGGCCCAAATACGCCAACAAATAGAAGCCTTTGAAGCCCCCGTAGAATATACCGATGTGGGCACTGTGTTGAGCGTGGGCGATGGGATTGCGCAGGTCAGTGGCCTGACCCAAGCGATGGCTACCGAGTTGCTGGAATTTCCCGGCGGCGTTCTGGGTATCGCCCTCAACCTTGAAGCCGCACAGGTTGGCGTGGTGATTATGGGCGACTACGAGCACATCGAAGAAGGGGCCACGGTAAAAAGCACCGGCCGCATTGCCTCGGTGCCGGTGGGCGAGGCCCTGATTGGCCGGGTGGTGAATGCCATTGGTGAACCCGTTGATGGCAAAGGCCCTATTGCCAACAAGGGTTACTATCCCATCGAAAAAATCGCGCCCGGAGTGATTGAACGGCAAAATGTGGACACGCCGGTGCAAACCGGCATCAAAGCCATCGACTCGATGATCCCCATTGGCCGGGGCCAACGAGAGTTGATCATTGGCGACCGGCAAACCGGCAAATCCGCCCTGGCCATTGATACCATCATCAACCAAAAAGGCAAAAACCTGATCTGCATTTATGTGGCCGTTGGTCAGCGGCAGGGCCAGGTGGCGCAAGTGGTAGCCACGTTAGAACGGTACGGCGCAATGGCGCACACCGTGGTGGTGGTGGCCGGGGCCTCCGAACCGGCCCCGATGCAATACATTGCCCCCTACGCCGGCTGCGCCATTGGCGAATATTTTATGGACAAAGGCCAAGACGCGCTGGTAGTGTACGATGATCTCAGCAAACATGCCTGGGCTTACCGTGAGATTTCGTTGCTGCTGCGCCGTCCCCCCGGCCGTGAAGCCTATCCGGGTGACGTGTTCTACCTACACTCGCGCCTGCTGGAACGCGCGGCCAGGCTGTCGCCGGAAAAGGGAGGCGGGTCGTTAACCGCGCTGCCCATTATTGAAACCCTGGCCGGCGATATGAGCGCCTACATCCCTACCAACGTTATTTCCATTACCGACGGCCAAATCTACCTGGAGAGCGACCTATTTTATGCCGGCCAACGGCCAGCCATAAATGTTGGCTTATCCGTATCGCGTGTGGGTGGCGCCGCCCAGGTTAAAGCCATGCGCCAAGTAGCCGGCCAATTGCGCCTGGAACTGGCCCAGTACCGCGAGTTGGCCGCTTTTGCCCAATTTGGCTCCGATCTGGATAGAGCCACCCGCGAACAGCTTGAACGCGGGCGGCGCTTGACCGAAGTCCTCAAACAACCGCAATACGCACCAATGGAGTTGGCAGACCAGGTTATTTCCATTTACGCCATCACCCATGGCTTTGGTCAAGACGTGCCGGTGGAGCAGATTCAAACCTATGCGGCCAATCTGGTGGATTTTATGCAGGCCAACCATCCAGAGATTGGCCAGGCTATAGCCAACCAGGGTGTATTAACCGATGAAATAGAACGCTCGCTCAAAACAGCTCTGGCCGAATACAACCACTCTTTTGGTTACGAAATCTCGAAGAGAAGTTAA
- the atpH gene encoding ATP synthase F1 subunit delta translates to MKAQELSRKYALAVFGLALEQWLLPLKTVQEQLAGNSQLAGFLQDANHPFAERQQKLNDIIPLNAEQTVRNFLYTLLKNDDIDLLADVLTDIQQMSRGGPQVQVARVNTAITLSDHDKEQFRQKLRAKYGANLEFVFAVDPTIVGGVVVQIGDKVIDGSVATRLEAMSNALGIKR, encoded by the coding sequence GTGAAAGCGCAGGAGTTATCGCGCAAATATGCCCTGGCTGTTTTTGGCCTGGCCCTGGAACAATGGCTCTTGCCGCTCAAGACCGTGCAAGAACAGTTAGCCGGCAACTCACAACTGGCTGGCTTTTTGCAAGATGCCAACCATCCGTTTGCCGAACGGCAGCAAAAATTGAACGACATCATCCCCCTTAACGCCGAGCAAACCGTGCGTAATTTCCTGTACACCCTGCTCAAAAATGACGATATAGACCTGCTGGCTGACGTTCTGACCGACATCCAACAGATGTCCCGGGGCGGCCCCCAGGTTCAGGTGGCCCGGGTGAACACGGCCATTACCCTGTCCGACCACGATAAAGAACAATTCCGCCAAAAACTACGCGCCAAATACGGGGCAAACCTGGAATTTGTTTTTGCCGTTGACCCGACCATTGTCGGAGGGGTAGTGGTACAAATTGGCGACAAAGTGATTGACGGCAGCGTCGCTACCCGGCTTGAGGCAATGAGCAACGCCTTAGGCATTAAACGTTGA
- the atpB gene encoding F0F1 ATP synthase subunit A produces the protein MIRKIAIGSGIALVIIAIMIIGNILFPVDRAAIEIAAEPIFAVGPFIVTNAFFTSLILSIIILVVAFFIGRNLKEKPGGMQNIVEFLIESLDGLVTSLAPKKWGATFFPILATIFIYLLFANWFSLLTPLLGSFGFVHPTAHGGVPVENIIILNPEALPHQQDHAGEDETPPKEEITPAAESGLNVTIVPIFRAPSSDLNLTLGLALVTMVLVQVFGLREHGFNYIGHFIRLKSFVTQGVWMGLLDFLVGLIELVSEVFKIISFSFRLFGNIFAGEVVLIVITSLVSLLLVLVFFGLEIFVGLIQAFVFFILSLVFFSIATQAHEEH, from the coding sequence ATGATCAGAAAAATTGCTATAGGCTCAGGCATTGCCCTTGTTATTATCGCCATCATGATCATCGGGAACATCCTGTTTCCCGTTGACCGGGCCGCCATCGAAATAGCAGCCGAGCCTATTTTCGCCGTTGGGCCGTTTATTGTGACCAATGCCTTTTTTACTTCCCTCATTCTGTCAATCATCATCCTCGTGGTCGCGTTCTTCATCGGCCGCAACCTTAAAGAAAAACCGGGGGGCATGCAGAATATTGTTGAATTTTTGATTGAGAGCCTGGATGGCCTTGTAACCTCGCTTGCGCCCAAAAAATGGGGGGCAACGTTCTTCCCCATCCTGGCCACCATTTTCATCTATCTCCTCTTTGCCAATTGGTTCAGCCTGTTGACCCCCCTGCTGGGCAGCTTTGGTTTTGTGCACCCTACTGCCCACGGCGGTGTGCCGGTAGAAAATATTATTATCCTCAACCCGGAGGCCTTGCCCCACCAACAAGATCATGCCGGTGAAGATGAAACGCCTCCAAAAGAGGAGATTACGCCCGCAGCAGAGAGCGGCCTCAACGTAACGATTGTGCCTATTTTTCGCGCTCCCAGCAGCGACTTAAATTTAACCCTGGGCCTGGCCCTGGTTACAATGGTGCTGGTGCAGGTGTTTGGCCTGCGGGAGCATGGTTTCAACTATATAGGCCATTTCATTCGCTTAAAAAGTTTTGTCACCCAAGGCGTTTGGATGGGCCTGCTCGATTTCCTTGTTGGCCTGATTGAACTGGTCAGCGAAGTTTTCAAAATCATCTCCTTCTCCTTCCGGTTGTTTGGCAACATCTTTGCCGGGGAAGTGGTGCTTATTGTCATTACGTCCCTGGTATCGCTCTTGTTGGTGCTGGTGTTTTTTGGCCTGGAAATTTTTGTGGGCTTGATCCAAGCCTTTGTTTTTTTCATCCTATCGTTGGTGTTCTTCTCCATTGCCACCCAAGCCCACGAAGAACATTGA
- a CDS encoding response regulator — MKRILVACDHPQMDNPLRRSLAHLVTSCEIDVAYDGYTAFEQISRQPYDLIVVDFLLPGLDSLELVESIQYIDPGVPVILLLQKEHKSIKQPAHTVKAQPILCPFKPLKFLRLVDKLLHQQLNRYRQLAGTLQTILETLRQQTCTPCVFLAEENGQVLLSHGELDEEQLAALGNLAVGVSMLEEELKRLFAGDKTLHAHYQRAQKNHGLYVVPATENLNLALLSSQLPSVQDVEIWRQLDQTALQIQQAFDCYHQGATPSVGDEHEFDQPEILAQDHVFIPLSFEIEFDVDEAPVETISPPEQVEREAEHEAEADLEAEEDEVAVNWAILSSNANLLNRLHNLTRTD, encoded by the coding sequence ATGAAAAGAATTTTGGTAGCTTGCGACCATCCTCAAATGGATAATCCTCTGCGCCGCAGCCTGGCGCACCTGGTAACTTCTTGTGAGATTGACGTGGCCTATGATGGTTACACCGCTTTTGAACAAATCAGTAGGCAACCGTATGATTTGATTGTGGTTGATTTTTTGCTGCCCGGCCTGGACAGTTTAGAATTGGTGGAGAGCATCCAGTATATTGATCCCGGCGTGCCCGTTATCCTGCTGTTGCAAAAAGAGCATAAATCCATCAAACAGCCGGCGCATACGGTCAAAGCTCAGCCTATTTTATGCCCCTTTAAGCCGCTCAAATTTTTACGGCTGGTAGACAAACTGCTGCACCAACAGTTAAATCGTTATCGGCAATTGGCCGGCACTTTGCAAACCATTCTGGAAACGCTGCGCCAACAAACGTGTACCCCCTGCGTTTTTTTGGCGGAGGAGAATGGGCAGGTTCTTCTCTCTCACGGCGAGCTTGATGAAGAACAATTGGCCGCGCTGGGTAATCTGGCGGTTGGTGTTTCGATGTTGGAGGAGGAACTTAAACGATTGTTTGCCGGCGACAAAACATTGCATGCGCATTATCAACGAGCGCAAAAAAACCACGGCCTATACGTGGTGCCCGCTACAGAAAACCTCAACCTGGCCCTGCTTTCGTCACAGCTTCCTTCGGTTCAGGATGTCGAAATTTGGCGACAATTGGATCAAACCGCTCTCCAAATCCAGCAGGCTTTTGACTGTTACCATCAGGGGGCAACACCCTCGGTTGGCGATGAACATGAGTTTGATCAGCCTGAAATCCTGGCCCAGGATCACGTGTTCATTCCGCTCTCGTTTGAAATTGAGTTTGACGTAGATGAAGCCCCCGTTGAGACAATTTCCCCCCCTGAGCAGGTTGAGCGTGAGGCTGAGCATGAGGCCGAGGCTGACCTTGAGGCTGAAGAAGATGAAGTGGCGGTCAATTGGGCCATTCTCTCCAGCAATGCCAATCTGCTGAACCGCCTGCACAATCTCACCCGGACCGACTGA
- the atpF gene encoding F0F1 ATP synthase subunit B, with amino-acid sequence MEALGISLNGIIAYIINFALLVILLRLFLYKPVKTMLTERQQRIAKSLEAADIAAQEAAQQRAQFEKELAMAREASQAEARKAAEVTEKMRLDILDSARQEAETIKAQARAAAEQEKQQIAADLQKQAAELALQMTRKIIGEGIDAHTQRQLVNQFLTDLGEA; translated from the coding sequence TTGGAAGCGTTAGGTATTTCCCTGAACGGGATTATTGCTTATATCATTAACTTTGCCCTGTTGGTTATCCTGCTCCGCCTGTTTTTGTACAAGCCGGTCAAAACTATGCTGACCGAACGCCAACAGCGAATCGCCAAAAGCCTTGAGGCCGCCGATATTGCCGCGCAAGAAGCCGCCCAACAACGGGCCCAATTTGAAAAAGAGTTGGCTATGGCCCGCGAAGCTTCTCAGGCCGAAGCCCGCAAAGCGGCAGAAGTTACCGAAAAAATGCGGCTGGATATCTTGGACTCCGCCCGCCAGGAAGCCGAAACAATCAAGGCCCAAGCCCGGGCCGCAGCCGAGCAGGAAAAGCAGCAAATTGCCGCCGACCTGCAAAAACAAGCGGCCGAACTGGCCCTCCAGATGACGCGCAAAATCATCGGCGAGGGCATTGACGCCCACACCCAACGCCAATTGGTAAACCAGTTTTTAACTGATTTAGGAGAAGCGTAG
- a CDS encoding flippase-like domain-containing protein, translating into MKRANLIRGLIILAIAAFFGYRYGQLGSVIYPVYIIVFAGIGLLSLVDRLPPRWQNMMLNLAISFFFLDFVFADINLVEVGQALAQANYWMLVPSTIFVYVHLYFRTLRAQWLLKPMGHAPFWPTFRALVIGITANVVLPARAGEFLRAYVQGRSCGLSKTGAFAALVVERILDGLTVLLVLVGVIALGVRNEVLQQAGMAGAVLYVGALAALVVFLLKRHWADTLIAKLLPQNLAQLALKILDGFTGGLAILKNPPHLAMVLLWNVFTWIPIPLAFWFALKAFDFGAPLPWQTSVLMLPAMALALTIPGAPAGVGLVQFAAKLTLDSTFAGLPVAPNFAETVAAATIILHLSQFIPEVIAGVISFMVEGLSTKDIDAGRSMAPTKY; encoded by the coding sequence ATGAAACGAGCTAACTTAATTCGCGGCCTCATCATCCTGGCCATTGCCGCCTTTTTTGGTTATCGTTATGGGCAACTGGGCAGTGTGATTTATCCCGTCTACATTATTGTCTTTGCTGGAATCGGCCTCTTGAGTCTGGTTGACCGCCTGCCCCCCCGCTGGCAAAACATGATGCTCAATCTGGCCATCAGCTTCTTTTTTCTGGATTTTGTTTTTGCCGACATCAACCTGGTTGAAGTGGGCCAGGCCCTGGCCCAGGCCAATTACTGGATGCTGGTGCCCTCAACCATTTTTGTATACGTGCATCTTTATTTCCGCACCCTGCGGGCGCAATGGCTACTCAAGCCTATGGGCCATGCTCCCTTTTGGCCTACCTTTCGGGCGTTGGTGATTGGCATTACGGCCAATGTGGTGTTACCGGCCCGGGCCGGTGAGTTTTTACGGGCCTATGTGCAGGGCCGCTCCTGTGGTCTATCCAAAACAGGCGCGTTTGCCGCGCTGGTGGTGGAGCGAATTCTTGATGGCCTGACCGTCTTGTTGGTTTTGGTGGGGGTCATTGCTTTGGGGGTCCGCAATGAGGTTTTACAACAAGCAGGCATGGCCGGGGCGGTGCTTTACGTAGGCGCTTTGGCGGCCCTGGTTGTTTTTTTGCTCAAACGCCACTGGGCCGACACTTTGATTGCCAAACTTTTGCCCCAAAACCTGGCGCAATTGGCTCTAAAAATATTGGACGGTTTTACCGGCGGCCTGGCCATTCTCAAAAACCCTCCCCACCTGGCCATGGTTTTGTTGTGGAATGTTTTTACCTGGATACCCATCCCCCTGGCTTTCTGGTTTGCCCTCAAAGCCTTTGATTTTGGGGCGCCGCTGCCCTGGCAAACGTCGGTGTTGATGCTCCCGGCTATGGCCCTGGCCCTGACCATTCCCGGCGCGCCGGCCGGGGTAGGGCTGGTGCAATTTGCGGCCAAACTCACCCTAGATTCGACATTTGCCGGCCTGCCCGTGGCCCCCAATTTTGCCGAAACAGTAGCGGCCGCAACCATTATCCTGCACCTATCCCAATTCATCCCAGAAGTTATTGCCGGGGTGATCAGTTTTATGGTCGAAGGGCTATCCACCAAGGATATTGATGCCGGCCGCAGCATGGCCCCAACAAAATATTAA
- the atpE gene encoding ATP synthase F0 subunit C has product MEQLTPETFKLLGAALAVGLGALGPGIGLGILFMGALQAIGRNPEAEPQIRINMFIGMAFTEAVAIYNLVVALILVFVA; this is encoded by the coding sequence ATGGAACAACTTACGCCCGAAACCTTCAAATTATTAGGCGCAGCCCTGGCCGTGGGGCTGGGGGCGCTTGGCCCTGGCATTGGCCTGGGTATTTTGTTTATGGGCGCCCTGCAGGCAATAGGCCGAAATCCCGAGGCCGAGCCGCAAATCCGCATTAACATGTTCATTGGAATGGCCTTTACCGAAGCCGTGGCCATTTACAACCTAGTTGTGGCCCTGATCCTGGTATTTGTGGCTTGA
- a CDS encoding DegT/DnrJ/EryC1/StrS family aminotransferase: MLEPSTITPQDFGEELAAIIPGQDPKLQAPDRSELIDRVDALGNRAFVLAAEELSGIIPVCEPTLGGNEKKYVAECLDTNWISSIGGFIPRFEEMFAAECGCQYGIACANGTVALHLGLAALGLAPGDEVIIPAFTMIATINAVTYTGATPVLIDSELQTWNMDVDQVAAKITPKTKAIMPVHTYGHPVDMDPLMALADKHGLFVLEDAAEAHGAEYKGRRAGGLGHAAGFSFYANKIITTGEGGMITTNNAHLADLTRNLRDHAFSKERHFWHKYVGFNYRMTNMQAAVGVAQTERLNHFVESRRSHAALYTKLLKKIPGIVTPPEAEWAKNVFWMYSILVEDEFGMDRNQLRAYLARHGIETRTFFIPMHLQPIYYQNYKGQRFPVAERLCERGFYLPSASSLTAPQIEYIAAVIGRAYQEVAG, translated from the coding sequence ATGTTAGAACCATCAACCATTACCCCGCAAGATTTTGGCGAAGAGTTAGCCGCAATTATTCCCGGCCAGGACCCCAAATTGCAAGCCCCGGATCGCTCTGAATTGATTGACCGGGTGGATGCTTTAGGCAACCGGGCTTTTGTGCTGGCGGCGGAAGAATTGAGCGGCATCATTCCGGTGTGCGAACCGACGCTGGGCGGCAATGAAAAAAAATATGTTGCGGAATGTCTGGACACCAATTGGATTTCCTCAATTGGGGGCTTTATCCCCCGCTTTGAAGAAATGTTTGCGGCCGAATGTGGCTGCCAATACGGCATCGCTTGCGCCAACGGCACGGTCGCTTTGCATTTGGGGCTGGCCGCCCTGGGACTGGCGCCCGGCGATGAAGTGATCATTCCCGCCTTCACTATGATTGCCACCATCAATGCTGTCACTTATACCGGGGCCACCCCGGTGCTGATCGACTCCGAACTCCAGACCTGGAACATGGACGTTGACCAGGTGGCCGCCAAAATCACACCCAAAACTAAAGCCATTATGCCGGTTCATACCTACGGCCATCCGGTTGACATGGACCCCCTGATGGCCCTGGCCGACAAACATGGCCTTTTTGTGTTGGAAGATGCCGCCGAAGCCCACGGCGCAGAGTATAAAGGCCGGCGGGCCGGGGGCTTGGGACACGCCGCCGGTTTCAGCTTTTACGCCAACAAAATCATCACCACCGGCGAAGGCGGCATGATTACCACCAACAACGCTCACCTGGCCGACCTGACCCGCAATCTACGCGACCATGCTTTTTCTAAAGAACGTCATTTCTGGCACAAATACGTGGGCTTTAATTACCGGATGACCAATATGCAGGCGGCAGTTGGCGTGGCCCAAACCGAACGCTTAAATCACTTTGTGGAAAGTCGCCGCAGCCATGCAGCGTTATATACCAAACTCCTCAAAAAAATCCCCGGGATTGTCACGCCGCCCGAAGCAGAGTGGGCCAAAAATGTTTTCTGGATGTACTCCATCCTGGTGGAAGACGAGTTTGGCATGGATCGCAATCAACTCCGGGCTTATTTGGCCCGGCATGGCATTGAAACGCGTACCTTTTTTATTCCCATGCATTTGCAGCCTATCTATTATCAAAATTATAAGGGCCAACGTTTTCCGGTGGCCGAGAGGCTGTGTGAGCGCGGCTTTTATCTGCCCTCGGCCTCATCGTTGACCGCGCCGCAAATCGAGTATATTGCCGCCGTGATCGGTCGAGCCTATCAAGAGGTCGCCGGTTGA
- a CDS encoding class I SAM-dependent methyltransferase, protein MQQPEYEWMYHYEDWHWWFTGRRRMAQALFERHIPAASTQLILDIGCGTGGNLELLARWGSVIGLDLSSLALNLARRRRPSSCLVQGSGLTLPYPNHTFTLVTAFDVLYHRWITDDHQALAECYRILQPGGWLLLTDSALPGLHSVHDEIYCARQRYTLADIRKKLAKAGFQLQTCSYTNSILLPVVTMVRLAARRLPSLGRLDSRPLPAWLNRWLIGVQTLEAKWLRQGRTLPLGSSLICLTQKPLAQKNKETVKRSYHHETS, encoded by the coding sequence ATGCAACAGCCAGAATATGAGTGGATGTATCACTATGAAGATTGGCACTGGTGGTTTACCGGCCGGCGGCGGATGGCGCAAGCCCTGTTTGAACGCCACATTCCCGCCGCCTCAACGCAACTTATTCTTGACATTGGTTGCGGCACCGGCGGCAACCTGGAACTTTTGGCCCGGTGGGGCAGCGTTATCGGCCTGGACCTGAGTTCCCTGGCTCTGAACTTGGCCCGTCGCCGCCGCCCGTCATCTTGCCTGGTGCAAGGCTCCGGCTTAACGTTGCCCTATCCCAATCATACGTTTACCCTGGTTACGGCCTTTGATGTGTTGTATCATCGCTGGATCACGGACGACCATCAGGCGCTGGCCGAATGTTACCGCATTCTGCAACCGGGCGGTTGGCTTTTGCTCACCGACTCCGCCCTGCCCGGCCTGCACAGCGTTCACGACGAGATTTACTGCGCCCGGCAGCGATACACGCTGGCCGATATCCGCAAAAAATTGGCTAAGGCCGGTTTTCAGTTGCAAACATGTTCATACACCAATTCAATCCTGTTACCCGTTGTCACTATGGTGCGCCTGGCGGCGCGCCGGCTGCCGTCGCTGGGCCGGCTTGACTCCCGGCCCCTGCCGGCCTGGTTGAACCGGTGGTTGATTGGGGTGCAAACCCTGGAAGCAAAATGGCTACGCCAGGGCCGCACGCTGCCCCTGGGCAGCAGTCTCATCTGTTTGACGCAAAAGCCATTAGCGCAAAAAAACAAGGAAACGGTAAAACGGTCATACCATCATGAAACGAGCTAA